Proteins from one Haloarchaeobius litoreus genomic window:
- a CDS encoding DUF7285 family protein — MSRWSTRRAQVEPTAALVAVFAVAVGLTLYAGAVDSLPADESSRQVTQPTLSQVHGSLTETGVADPADLNETLAVGPDGYHVAVTLSADGERWRVGPAAPPTAATAARPVSVRIAPGVVVSGRLRVGVWT; from the coding sequence ATGTCACGCTGGTCGACGCGTAGGGCGCAGGTCGAGCCGACCGCCGCGCTCGTCGCCGTGTTCGCGGTCGCGGTCGGACTCACGCTGTACGCCGGTGCGGTCGACTCGCTGCCGGCCGACGAGAGCTCTCGGCAGGTCACTCAACCGACGCTCTCGCAGGTACACGGGTCCCTGACTGAGACCGGTGTCGCCGACCCCGCCGACCTGAACGAGACGCTCGCGGTCGGTCCGGACGGGTACCACGTCGCGGTGACGCTTTCGGCCGACGGCGAGCGCTGGCGGGTGGGGCCCGCAGCGCCGCCGACGGCCGCGACCGCCGCACGTCCGGTGAGCGTCCGCATCGCGCCTGGCGTCGTCGTCTCGGGGCGGCTCCGGGTGGGGGTGTGGACGTGA
- a CDS encoding DUF7283 family protein has product MFDAPPDAWYTWVAVALASVAVAGVATELPSQPAPDAPAAADTVDAVAGSTYASAAEHPLDADAVRLRPHRLALRTDGETSHATFAFGPVVPVGDGTALARVARGVPPGRAFDSLAAFREAVEAARERAVDADWRPAADRLVVRHLEWGDMDVTLVDA; this is encoded by the coding sequence ATGTTCGACGCACCACCCGACGCCTGGTACACCTGGGTCGCCGTGGCGCTCGCCAGCGTCGCCGTCGCCGGCGTCGCGACCGAGCTGCCGAGCCAGCCCGCGCCCGACGCACCCGCCGCCGCCGACACCGTGGACGCCGTCGCCGGCTCGACGTACGCGAGCGCGGCAGAGCACCCGCTCGACGCCGACGCAGTCCGGCTCCGCCCGCACCGACTCGCCCTCCGGACGGACGGCGAGACGAGCCACGCGACGTTCGCGTTCGGGCCGGTCGTCCCCGTCGGCGACGGCACGGCGCTCGCTCGCGTCGCCCGCGGCGTGCCGCCGGGGCGGGCCTTCGACTCGCTGGCCGCATTCCGAGAGGCCGTCGAGGCCGCCCGCGAGCGCGCAGTCGACGCCGACTGGCGGCCCGCCGCCGACCGACTCGTCGTCAGGCACCTCGAATGGGGTGACATGGATGTCACGCTGGTCGACGCGTAG
- a CDS encoding DUF7284 family protein, which produces MTRLGHRYGRAVSTVLDVAVCLLFVTASVGVLATVERPVPDDSQTADRAASLLGTTTVTVHYAATDPNTDGEDPGAVACRPADAARPDACRTAHGTVAGLLARAAVADVVDDESAGRSPFERGVRNATRQRLAGVHSSWQVVVTWRAYPDAPLAGRVVVGTEPPPEIDVHTATLRVPVADGATTSAQGDGEPQTVAAVARRAASTTVAGLFPPEPTRLALAGGPPLDRRTAGRYRRTAAALGVGLDGAVADGSVRRANSILVEALAARYASDLGARTDDPAAAAELVSVETATVTVRTWSV; this is translated from the coding sequence GTGACCCGTCTCGGTCACCGCTACGGACGTGCGGTCAGCACCGTGCTCGACGTGGCGGTCTGCCTGCTGTTCGTCACCGCTTCCGTCGGCGTCCTCGCGACGGTCGAACGGCCGGTGCCGGACGACTCCCAGACCGCGGACCGCGCGGCCTCGCTGCTGGGGACGACGACCGTGACGGTCCACTACGCAGCTACGGACCCGAACACGGACGGTGAGGACCCCGGAGCCGTCGCGTGCCGACCGGCAGACGCTGCCCGACCAGACGCCTGTCGAACCGCTCACGGCACGGTGGCGGGCCTCCTCGCCCGGGCTGCAGTCGCCGACGTGGTCGACGACGAGAGCGCGGGCCGGTCCCCGTTCGAGCGTGGCGTCCGGAACGCGACCCGGCAGCGCCTCGCCGGCGTCCACTCCTCCTGGCAGGTCGTCGTCACGTGGCGGGCGTATCCGGACGCACCGCTCGCGGGGCGTGTGGTCGTCGGCACCGAGCCACCGCCGGAAATCGACGTCCACACGGCGACGCTCCGCGTGCCCGTGGCCGACGGGGCGACGACAAGCGCGCAGGGCGACGGGGAGCCACAGACCGTCGCAGCCGTCGCCCGGCGAGCCGCGAGCACGACGGTCGCCGGCCTGTTCCCGCCGGAGCCGACGCGTCTCGCGCTCGCCGGTGGGCCGCCGCTGGACCGACGAACGGCCGGTCGGTATCGCCGAACCGCCGCCGCACTCGGCGTCGGACTCGACGGGGCCGTCGCCGACGGGTCGGTCAGGCGGGCCAACAGTATCCTCGTCGAGGCGCTCGCCGCACGGTACGCCAGCGACCTCGGTGCGAGAACCGACGACCCCGCCGCGGCCGCTGAGCTGGTCTCTGTCGAGACCGCGACGGTCACCGTCAGGACGTGGTCCGTGTGA
- a CDS encoding type II secretion system protein, protein MSASFTAVLRALARGYPWPVDASDELERALGFVGSDLDAASVVRGGYVAGVLAALVGTVAALSIPLAPTTVPLVAAALGLGVTHAVHAAPGALASARRTAALGDAPDLVGRAVLRMHVEPAAERAAAFAAGTDDGPLARSLAGHVRRAHGAPGSGLGSFADEWGDEFPALRRALHLVDAAADAPSGERGRTLDRAMTAVTRGTRDRMAEFGARIQGPATGIYAFGVLLPLALVAVLPAARVAGVPVTVDALLLVYDVALPCGLLAASAWLFVRRPVAFPPPSVPRSHPDVPDRPWRSLAAGLGAGVGSAALAGLVAPAWTPPLVGVAVGVGVALLVRYRPIAAVRDHARAVEADLVDALYLVGRRVSEGTAVETAVERAAAEVDGETGETFATAASRQRQLRVGVERAFLGDHGALADVPSPRARGTATLLGLASEEGAPAGRALVSMADHLADLQALERECRNDLARVTGTLASTATTFGPLVAGATVALAAGMGGDAGGAAATGLGGGSTGAGSSATGVPPLPTAELGLVVGIYVCLLAVVLTVLSTGLRHGLDRALVGHHVGRALPTAVSVYVGSVVAAGIVV, encoded by the coding sequence GTGAGTGCCTCGTTCACCGCCGTTCTCCGGGCGCTGGCACGTGGCTACCCGTGGCCCGTCGACGCGAGCGACGAGCTCGAGCGCGCGCTCGGGTTCGTCGGGAGCGACCTCGACGCCGCGTCGGTCGTCCGGGGCGGCTACGTCGCGGGTGTGCTGGCGGCACTCGTCGGGACCGTGGCTGCACTCTCGATTCCGCTCGCACCGACGACCGTCCCGCTCGTCGCCGCCGCGCTCGGGCTGGGCGTCACACACGCAGTCCACGCCGCACCGGGCGCACTCGCCAGCGCCCGCCGGACCGCCGCGCTCGGCGACGCACCGGACCTGGTCGGCCGGGCCGTCCTGCGGATGCACGTCGAACCGGCGGCCGAGCGTGCCGCCGCGTTCGCGGCCGGGACCGACGACGGACCGCTGGCGCGGAGCCTCGCGGGCCACGTCCGGCGGGCCCACGGGGCACCCGGCTCCGGGCTCGGCTCCTTCGCCGACGAGTGGGGCGACGAGTTCCCTGCGCTCCGGCGCGCCCTGCACCTCGTCGACGCGGCCGCCGACGCGCCGTCGGGCGAGCGCGGACGCACACTCGACCGGGCGATGACGGCCGTCACGCGGGGGACCCGCGACCGGATGGCCGAGTTCGGCGCGCGCATTCAGGGCCCCGCAACCGGCATCTACGCCTTCGGTGTGCTCCTGCCGCTCGCGCTCGTCGCCGTGCTCCCGGCGGCACGGGTCGCCGGTGTTCCCGTCACCGTGGACGCGCTGCTACTCGTCTACGACGTGGCGCTCCCCTGCGGTCTGCTCGCCGCGAGCGCGTGGCTGTTCGTCCGACGACCGGTCGCGTTCCCGCCGCCGTCGGTGCCGCGCTCGCACCCCGACGTGCCCGACCGACCCTGGCGTTCGCTCGCCGCCGGACTCGGTGCCGGGGTCGGGAGCGCAGCCCTCGCCGGCCTCGTCGCGCCGGCGTGGACGCCACCGCTGGTCGGCGTCGCGGTCGGCGTCGGCGTCGCGCTCCTGGTCCGCTACCGGCCCATCGCGGCGGTCCGGGACCACGCGCGGGCCGTCGAGGCGGACCTCGTCGACGCGCTCTACCTCGTCGGCCGGCGCGTCTCGGAGGGCACCGCCGTCGAGACGGCCGTCGAACGCGCCGCTGCGGAGGTCGACGGCGAGACCGGCGAGACGTTCGCGACGGCTGCCAGCCGCCAGCGCCAGCTCCGTGTCGGCGTCGAGCGGGCCTTCCTCGGTGACCACGGCGCGCTCGCCGACGTGCCGAGCCCGCGGGCCAGGGGAACCGCAACCCTGCTCGGCCTCGCCAGCGAGGAGGGCGCACCGGCCGGTCGGGCGCTCGTCTCGATGGCCGACCACCTCGCCGACCTGCAGGCGCTGGAGCGCGAGTGCCGCAACGACCTCGCCCGGGTGACTGGGACGCTCGCCAGCACGGCGACGACGTTCGGCCCGCTCGTCGCCGGCGCGACGGTCGCACTGGCCGCCGGGATGGGTGGCGACGCCGGCGGTGCAGCGGCGACTGGCCTCGGCGGTGGCTCGACGGGTGCCGGTTCCAGCGCGACCGGGGTCCCGCCGCTCCCGACGGCCGAGCTCGGGCTCGTCGTCGGTATCTACGTCTGCCTGCTCGCGGTGGTCCTCACCGTCCTCTCGACCGGTCTCCGACACGGGCTCGACCGCGCGCTCGTCGGCCACCACGTCGGCCGGGCGCTCCCGACCGCCGTCTCCGTCTACGTCGGGAGCGTCGTCGCAGCGGGCATCGTCGTCTGA